In one Lolium rigidum isolate FL_2022 chromosome 3, APGP_CSIRO_Lrig_0.1, whole genome shotgun sequence genomic region, the following are encoded:
- the LOC124696319 gene encoding tryptamine benzoyltransferase 1-like: protein MEITSRTMLRPAYSAPHPLSGEKMPLTVFDRVAIDIFIPTVLAYAAPAPSNEALKEGLHKAVSSYPHLAGRLAVDDQGRRFIHLNNEGVLVVETTVPVDLSEVLVDGRMVASVDDLYPTIPEESFGVALLQIQLNRYRCGGVVIGITSHHHAADGHSMSTFFTTWASAVREGKDFVAPSPFLDRAATAVPRSTPAPDFDHRSLEFMNAHDKKPVPMNRIKNLAVHFTADFVADLKARVGSRCSTFQCLLAHVWKKLTAARDLNPEEFTKVRVAVNCRGRADPPVPMDFSGNMVLWAFPRLQARDVLSWSYGGVVGAIRDAVACIDDEYVQSFVDFGNVADANGEELVTTAADAGTMLCPDMEVDSWLGFKFHQIDLGTGPPSAFLPPDLPEGLMIFVPSCNGKGGVDLFVAVAEEHVEAFDQICYSLE, encoded by the exons ATGGAGATTACGAGCAGGACGATGCTGCGGCCAGCCTACTCTGCGCCGCACCCGCTCTCCGGGGAGAAGATGCCGCTGACAGTGTTCGACCGCGTCGCCATTGACATCTTCATCCCCACCGTGCTCGCGTACGCAGCGCCGGCGCCGTCCAACGAAGCGCTCAAAGAGGGCCTCCACAAGGCCGTCTCATCGTACCCTCACCTGGCgggccgcctcgccgtcgacgaccagGGCCGGCGGTTCATCCACCTCAACAACGAGGGCGTCCTTGTCGTAGAGACCACCGTCCCGGTCGACCTGTCGGAAGTGCTCGTCGACGGCCGCATGGTCGCCAGCGTCGACGACTTGTACCCTACAATACCGGAG GAGAGCTTCGGGGTGGCACTGCTGCAGATCCAGCTGAACCGGTACAGGTGCGGCGGTGTGGTGATCGGCATAACCTCCCACCACCACGCGGCCGACGGCCACTCCATGAGCACCTTCTTCACGACGTGGGCGAGCGCGGTGCGCGAGGGCAAGGACTTCGTCGCGCCGTCACCTTTCCTCGACCGCGCGGCAACCGCCGTGCCTCGCAGCACGCCGGCGCCGGACTTCGACCACCGGTCGCTCGAGTTCATGAATGCACACGACAAGAAACCCGTCCCCATGAACAGAATCAAGAACCTCGCGGTTCATTTCACGGCCGACTTCGTCGCTGACCTCAAAGCCCGCGTCGGCTCCCGCTGCAGCACGTTCCAGTGCCTGCTCGCGCACGTGTGGAAGAAGTTGACGGCGGCGCGGGACCTGAACCCGGAGGAGTTCACCAAGGTGAGGGTAGCCGTGAACTGCAGGGGCAGGGCCGACCCTCCCGTTCCGATGGACTTCTCCGGGAACATGGTGTTGTGGGCGTTCCCGAGGCTTCAGGCCCGGGACGTTCTGAGCTGGAGCTACGGCGGAGTTGTCGGCGCCATCCGCGATGCCGTGGCGTGCATCGACGACGAGTACGTGCAGTCGTTTGTCGACTTCGGCAATGTGGCGGACGCGAACGGGGAGGAGCTCGTTACGACGGCGGCCGATGCCGGCACCATGCTGTGCCCGGACATGGAGGTGGACAGCTGGCTGGGGTTCAAGTTCCACCAAATAGACCTTGGCACTGGGCCGCCGTCCGCGTTCCTGCCGCCGGACTTGCCGGAGGGGCTCATGATCTTCGTGCCGTCATGCAACGGCAAGGGCGGCGTCGACCTCTTCGTGGCCGTCGCAGAGGAGCACGTCGAGGCGTTCGACCAGATCTGCTACTCACTGGAATGA